The Pirellulales bacterium genomic interval AGGATGCCGCGCGCCGCGTGTTAGCACGGTTGGAACGGCGGTCGGAACTCGTTAAGGCCGGCGTAATGACAGCGGCGGAAAACGCCGTGGCCGACCATCAGAATACGCGGTTCACCGGTGATCGCGGACACTTCGTCGCATATCTCGACCATTTGCAGGCCAAAGGGACGAGCAAGATGCACCGCGACAACGTGCGTCGCCAGCTTGATCGGCTTGCCAATGAATGCAACTTTGCCAAACTAGCCGACTTGGATCGTGAAGCTGTCGAGCGCTGGCTGTCGGCGCAGGCCGCAACAGGCATGGGAGCCCGAACGCGAAATACTTACCTGTCTGCGGGTGTGGCGTTCTGCAATTGGTGCACCGAAACGCACCGACTCGTGGCGAACCCCTTAGTTCGCGTTGGCAGAGCCGACAAACGGGCGGACTGTCGCCGTAAGCGCCGATCACTTACTGAGGCCGAACTGGTAAAGCTCTTGGACACGGCGCGCCGCAGGCCGCTTCTGGAAGCCGAGACCGTTCGCCGTGGTAAGCACAAAGGCGAAACAATCGCCAAGCTCCGTGGCGACGTGCGGGCGCGGCTAGAACGGCTCGGTACAGAGCGGGCCTTGACCTACAAGGTAATGGTGCTCACCGGCCTTCGCCGCGGCGAACTGGCATCGCTTACCGTTAGCCAACTTGATCTCGACGGGCCGACGCCGTGCATCACGTTAGCCGCAGCCGACGAAAAGAATCGACAAGGCTCGACATTGCCCATACGGCGCGATCTTGCCGAGGATTTGGCACGCTGGATCAAAGACCTCTCCCAAAGCAATGCAGGTGATCCTTGGCCATTTGAACGGAACATTTGCCTAACGATGACAGGCGTACCGGACTCAAGCCCAGTTCCGGCCGATACGCCGCTGTTCACAGTGCCGACCGGACTGATTCGAATTTTCGATCGCGATCTCGTGGCTGCTGGCATCGCCAGGAGCTGGAAAGATCCCGTAACTGGTAGGACCGTGATCGATAAGCGTGATGACCGGGGCCGCACGCTTGACGTCCACTCGTTGCGGCATTCATTCGGAACTTTACTATCCAAAGGCGGAGTAGCTCCGCGTACGGCGCAAGCGGCTATGCGGCACGGCAGCATTGGTCTGACGATGAATGTTTATACCGATCCCAAGTTGCTTGACGTTCACGCCGCGCTCGATGCGCTACCGGCGTTGCCCCTCAGTGGGCCATCGCCGCAAAAGCAACTGGCAACTGGGACCGACGATCGACTTGAAAGGCCCGTTGCACCAGCCGTTGCACCAAAAGCTGGCGAGCGTAGTAAATCCTGGTCAACTGCTGTCAAAATGACAGACAATCGTCAAGAACGGGACGAATCGCCGCGCGCCGACGCAAGTAGTTACTCAGTCAAACAAAACAACCCGCTGACAATCGCTGTCAACGGGTTGCAAGAAGAGCGGGCGAACGGACTCGAACCGTCGACATCCAGCTTGGGAAGCTAGCGCTCTACCAACTGAGCTACGCCCGCAGGTTGTCTTGTGAGTATAGCCCTGGGAATGGTGTGTGCAACAAAAGCCGGTTGACCGCGGCGTGCGGGATATAAGGGGTGCCGTCGATGTGGCCCAGGGACGCTTCGATGTGCTCAATGGCTCTGCCAAGGTTGGCTATTTCGACCGGCTTTTGACGGTTTTCTTGGCGCTCTTTGTTTTTTTGCCCGCCGGCTTCTTGACCTTCTTCACGACGGCTTGGCTGCCGCTTGTGCGGCCGTTCTTGGATCCCGAAAAGATTGCCTCCCAGCCGCTAGCGAAACGTTTGGTCGATCCCGTGTGCAGCATTGTCATAGTCAACGCGCTCCTCAAAGCAACTTTATAATTTGAACTCTCGACACAGCCGCTTTCACGATCGGCGGCAATGCAGCTTTATTATGCACCATTTTTCGCGACGCAGGAGGGGCGAACTCTAACGCGTTGGCAGGACAACCATCGCGTTGATCCCCTGGAGCCAGTGATTTCAGCCAAGCGGGACCGTAGTGAGAAACGGGCAGCTGTGCTTCACCCAATTTGCAGCCAGCCCGTGGCCGCGAACACCAATTAATTGTTCAGTACGGCGATCAGCGTGTGCGTGTATTCCGACGTCCGCACAACCCGCAGCGACCGGCTGCTAGGCTCACTGCGTCAAGATCGGTCATTCACCCTGCGAGTCAAACCGCACGGTTGCCGGGCCGCTCGCCCCGTCCTACGGCAGACTAGTGTTGCAGCTTCTTGTAACGGAAGCGTTTGGGTTGATCGGCTTCCAGCCCCAGGCGCGCGTGCCGTTGTTCCTCGTAGGTCTGAAAGTTCCCTTCGCACCAATGTACGTAGCCATCCCCTTCGAACGCCAGTATGTGGGTGGCAATGCGATCCAGGAACCAACGATCGTGGCTGATCACCACGACGCAGCCGGCAAAGTTTAGGATCGCTTCTTCGAGGGCTCGCAACGTGTCGACATCAAGGTCGTTCGTCGGTTCGTCGAGCAATAGCACGTTGGCCCCTTGCCGCAATAATTTGGCCAGGTGTACGCGATTTCGCTCGCCGCCAGAGAGTTTGCCGACGGCCTTTTGTTGATCGGTGCCTAGGAAGTTGAAGCGGGCGACATAGGCCCGGGCCGGCACTTTGCGGCCACCGATATCGAAGTTGTCGTAGCCGCCTGAAATTTCTTGGAAGATGGTCTTGTCGGGATCGAGCGCATCGCGATTCTGGTCGACGTAGCCCAGCTCGACAGTCGGACCCACGCGGACCTTGCCCGAGTCTGGTTTCTCTTGCTCAACCAGCAGGCGAAACAGCGTTGTCTTGCCGGCGCCGTTGGGACCAATCACGCCGACGATGCCGCCGGCCGGCAACCGCAGGCTCAGGTCGTCGATTAGCATGCGATCGCCGTAGCCCTTGCTGGCATGGTCGAGCTCGATGACCAACTCTCCCAAATGCTTGCCCGGCGGGATCTGCATTTCAAACTCTTCCTGCTGATCTTGATAGGCTTCGGCCGACATCTGCTCGTAAGCCTTGATGCGGGCCTTGCTCTTGGCCTGCCGCGCGCGGGGGGCCATGCGAATCCATTCCAACTCGCGGGCCAGCGTTTTTTGCCGGGCCGAGGCGGCTTTTTCTTCGCGTACCAGCCGCTCCTGCTTCTGCTCGAGCCAGGAAGAATAGTTTCCCTCCCAGGGAATGCCACGGCCGCGGTCCAGTTCCAGAATCCAACCGGCCACATTGTCGAGAAAGTAGCGATCGTGCGTTACGGCCACGACGGTTCCGGTGTATTCGGCCAGATGCCGCTCGAGCCAGGCGACGCTTTCAGCGTCGAGATGGTTCGTGGGTTCGTCCAATAGCAGCAGGTCGGGTTTCTCGAGCAGCATCTTGCACAATGCCACACGGCGCCGCTCGCCGCCCGATAGCGTGGCGACATCTGCGTCGCCGGGAGGGAGCTGCATGGCATCCATCGCGATTTCGATCTGCCGGTCCAGTTCCCAAGCATTCACGGCGTCGATCTTGTCTTGCACGCGGGCTTGCTCCGCCAACAATTTGTCCATCGCGGCGTCGTCCAGCGGCTCGGCGAAGCGCGCATTGATCTCCTCGAATTTGACGAGCAGTTGCCGCGTCGAGGTGACGGCTTCCTCAATGTTGCCGCGCACATCTTTGGCAGGATTGAGCGTGGGCTCCTGCGGCACATAGCCGACCGTAAATCCATCGGCCAAGCGGGCTTCGCCGTCAAAGTCGCGATCGACTCCCGCCATGATTCGTAGCAAGGTGCTCTTGCCTGACCCGTTGCGCCCCAGCACGCCGATCTTGGCGCCGGGATAAAAGGCCAGCCAAATGTCTTTGAGCACTTCGCGTTGGCCAAATTTCTTGGTGAGGCCGGAGATCTGGTAGATGTATTGCTTGCTCATAGGTCTCGGGTGATTTCACGTGAACTTCGCCGCCGGGGCGCGAAGCGAATGCAGCACGTTGCTAAAAGATAGAAATAGTTGGTACGACTTCGAGCCGAAAGACCGCCGGACGGTTGCCTCGCTTGCTGCGTGGGAGCGCAGGTCCGTGTTCTCGACGGCAGGTCGATGCACACCGCGACCTGCACCGCTGAAGCTATTCCCATTCGATCGTTGCTGGCGGCTTAGAACTGATGTCATAGACGACGCGATTAACTCCCTTGACCTCGTTGATGATGCGGGTCGAAATCTGCGCCAACAGATCGTAGGGCAACCGGCTCCAGTCCGCGGTCATGAAATCTTCGCTGTCGATCGACCGCACGGCCACGGCATCTTCATACGTCCGTGCGTCGCCCATCACACCCACGCTTTGCACGGGTAGCAATACGGCGAACGACTGCGACGTTTGCCGATACAGTCCAGCCTTGTGGATTTCGGCGACGACGATGGCGTCGGCCTCGCGCAGGCGGGCCAACCTCTCGCGCGTTACGGCACCCAGGCAGCGCACGGCCAGGCCGGGACCTGGGAATGGGTGGCGCCACACGATTTCTTCGGGCAGTCCCAACTGCAAGCCCAGTCGCCGCACTTCATCTTTGAACAAATCGCGCAACGGCTCGATCAACTGGAAGCTCAGGTCCTCGGGCAGTCCGCCCACATTGTGATGCAGCTTGATCGTGGCAGCGGGACCGTCGACGGCGGCGCCGCTTTCGATCACGTCGGGATAGAGCGTTCCCTGAGCGAGAAACTCTGCTCCCTCGATCTTGGCGGCTTCATCCGTAAAGCAATCGATGAACACACGGCCAATGATGCGGCGCTTCTCTTGTGGATCGCTGACATCTGCCAACGCCGCCAGGAAGCGGTCCTCGGCCTGCACCACGTGCAAATCTGTTTTGAAATGACTGGAGAATTCGCGAATGACGGCCGCGGCTTCACCCTTGCGCAAGAGTCCGTTGTCGACCAGGATGCAGGAGAGCTGTGCGCCGATCGCCTTGTACAACAGAGCCGCGACGACCGACGAATCGACGCCGCCCGACAGGCCGCAGATCACGCGGCGACTGCCCACCCGCTCTCGGATGGCGGCAATTGTTTGTTCGGCAAAATTGTCCAGTTGCCAGGCACCGCTGGTATGACACACGCGGCGGACGAAATTGGCGAGCAGGTCGCGTCCTTGAGGCGTGTGCGTTACCTCGGGGTGGAACTGCACGCAATAAACCGGCAGGGTCTTGTGCCGTACGGCCGCGATCGAGCAGGTTGCGGTGGCTGCCAGCGACACGAAATCAGGACTGACCTGTTCCACCTGATCGCCATGGCTCATCCAGACCTGCATTTGCTTTGGCAAGCCAGCGAGTAACTCGTCCTCGCTTGTGATTTGGCAGTTTGTGCGGCCAAATTCGCGCGCGGGGGCGCTTTGCACTTTGCCCCCCAACGCCTCGCAGGCCATGTGCATCCCGTAGCAAATGCCAAGCACGGGAATTCCGAGTCGAAAAATGTCCGGATCGCAGTGCGGCGCGCCGGGCTCGTAAACGCTGGCGGGGCCACCGGAGAGGATCAGTCCTTGCGGGGCGATTTCAAGAATCCGCGTGGGGGTAATATCGTGGCGAACAATCTCGCAGTAGACGTTCTGCTCGCGGACGCGCCGGGCGATTAACTGGGCGTACTGCGCGCCAAAATCCAACACCAGGATCTTTTCGTCGGAAGCACCTGGAAGAGCGACGTTCACAAGGGCGGTTTCCGAAGCCATGGTTTTGGAGGCGATGAATGCCAAACGATGAATGTTCTATAGGAGAGGAGGTCAGAACTTCCGGACACCGCCGGTCGCCCAGATGATAGCGGCACTGGCGGTACTTGCCACAAAACGCCGAGCCCCCAGCGCGCTCGCAGCGGACCCGAACGAGGGGTGCTGTTTGCCGGTCGCAGTTGCCGACTCCCTAAACGAAAAAAGCCCGACTTTCGCCGGGTGAAACTGTGAATTATAGGACTGGGCCGACCGCTTGAATAGGGTTCGTTGCGGCTGGGCCCCGCGGGGCGTTATAGTGCGCCGATCCACTGGATAGGTAGCGCAAAAGCAATCCAAAACGTCAGGCACGTTGTGCATATATTACTAACAAACGACGACGGTATTTACGCTCCTGGACTGGCCGCCCTGGAACGCGAGTTACGCAAGATCGGTGACGTCACGGTGGTTGCCCCGGCGACTGAGCAAAGCGGTGTCGGCCACTCGATCACCTTCTTGAGCCCACTGGTGGTCAAAGAAGTATTCGAAGGAGACCGGCGGCGGGGCTGGGCGGTCGAGGGGAGCCCGGCCGATTGCGTTAAGTTGGGCATCTTCGAGTTTTGCGCCAACCGGCCCACGCTGGTCGTCAGCGGCATCAATGGTGGACTGAACGCGGGAATCAACGTGCTTTATTCGGGCACGGTGGCGGCCGCGATTGAGGGAGCGTTTTTCGGCATAACGAGCGTCGCCGTGTCGCTGGAATTCAGCGAACATGCGCAATTTGATAAGGCGGCCCGGCTGGCGATCGAGGTCATTCAGCAGGTCCTCGCCCGCAAGGGGCCTGCGCCGCAACTTTATAATCTGAATATCCCCACCCCGGCCCTACAGCGATCCAAGGGAGTCAAGGTGGTGCCGATGGGAGTCGAGCGGTACGGCGAACATTTCGAGAAGCGCACCGATCCGCGCGGCCGCAACTACTACTGGGCGACTGGTGACCCACCCCCACGCCGCGGCTCGGAGGAAACGGATCTGACCGCGCTGGAAAGTGGCTACGTGACGTTGACGCCGCTCGATTTCGACCTGACGCGGCGCGACACGCTCGATGCCATGCGGGACTGGAAACTAAAGCTGAGTGAATGATGGCTCGGCTGGGACGCATTATTTAATTCGGCCGCTGATGTCTGGTCGAGAGGGAATGTTGTGTATTGGTGGACTCTGGAATGGGCGCCCAGACATGCGACAATAGCCCGTGCCCTCTGGCAGCCATTCCACAACGGGGATTGCGACGATGAAGACGATATTCATGTCTACGCTGACGGCACTGGCCTTGGTTTCCGCAGGTTGCAACGAAGGTGGCCCGCCGGTTGCCGCTCCCCCCGCGGCCGCCCCGGTCACCGGTGGACCGCCAACGCTGACGCCCCCTCCGGCAGCTCCCGTGCAGGTCACCGCTTCGGAAGATCACACGAAGAAGGGCATCGCCGGCAACGAAATGGGCAAGGGAATCCTGGCTACCCCAGCCCGGGTTTATCTGCGCATCCCCGACCGGGTGCTGTTCTTAAACCTTGAGAACACCATGAAGCTGTACAAGGGAGAGCATGGCGCGCTGCCGAAGACACACAAAGATTTCATGCGCGACATCGTCGAAGCCTACAGCATCAAGCTGCCCGAGCTGCCTGACGATAGCCACTACATCTACGTGCCGGACAAGGAAGAACTGATGATCGAGCGGCAACCGATGTGATCATTGGGGTGGATGCCGAATCGAACCGCAGGGAATCCATGCGCGGACACGCGACGGATCACACATTCCGTCTCATTTAACGCTGTCTCCCCGGCGTGTCGTATCCGGTCATCAGCCATCGACCGCCCTCTTGGCGTAAATCGACGACGAAGCGACCAGCGAAATTCTCGTACGGTACTTCGCCACGTCGATCCTTGACGTTGATGTAGCCCATGAAGTCCGCCTTGGCCGTGGGAGGGCTGATGTGACGGTTGAATGTCACGTCCAGCCGGCGGAAGGTTGCCTTTTGGATGTTTAGCCGCGACATCTCGGCAGCCACTTCGCGGCGCATGGGCGAGGTCGGGTCGATAAACTCAATCACGGCCTGCGGATTGTTCGATTCGAGCGCGCTTGCGGCGCCGGCCAAGGTGTCTTCGACCCTCTCTTTTTCGGTGACGACGAACCATTCCAGCACGAGCAGGCCGCCCCCCAATAGCGCCACCCCGGCAATAGCGCCCAGCAAAGCCCCGCGGCCGGTTTTTACCAGTGCGATCGTCAGTATCGCCTCGAAGAGGACCAGAGCGACCAGCGTGGGCGTGGGATCTTCGACCAGCCAACTCATTGCCGTGGCCTCGGCTTGTGCCCTTCCACACGGCGGGAGGCACTTTTCAGATAGCTATGCACTCCGGCACCAACCGCGGCCAGCGCCAACAGAAGCGCAAGCGCGGTGGCCAAGGGGCCGAGGGTGAATTGCCGCGAAGAATCGCGAGGAAGGTCGGTGATGAGGGCGTCGGGATCCGCGGTCTCGAGTGCTTCGGCCACTTGGCCGCGGGCGATCTGCTCGCGCGTGCTGTTCATTCGCTCCAGGCGCGCTTGCCGATAGGCGTACTTGGGACTGACGACGACGATGGCCACGAGCGCGCTACTGCCAAACAGGACCAACCAAAACCAGGGGCTATCGGTGATCGGTCGCCGCTCGGGCGGGTTCACGTGTTTCTCAACGTCCGACATCGCGAACCCCTCCGCTGAGTCAGCTCAACGCCCGGAATGGAAAGTTCACCACGGAGATGCCGAGGCACGGAGAAATACGATGCAGAATGCAAAATGATGCATCATAAACAGAGGTCCGCTTTCCGGTTCCTCTGAACTGTTCGTTATCTCGCATTCATCGTTCATCGTTTCTCTGTGCCTCTGTGCCTTCGTGTCTTCGTGGTGCCATCCTCTTGCCCGGCTTACCGCTTGGGGAACAGCGGGCCGCCGTAGATGGCCGCATCGCCGAGGGCCTCTTCGATCCTCAGCAGTTCATTGTACTTGGCAGTGCGATCGGTGCGCGAAAGCGAACCGGTTTTTATCTGGCCTGTGCCCAGCGCCACGGCCAGGTCTGCGATGGTGGCGTCTTCGGTTTCACCGCTGCGATGGCTGGAAATGCTGGTGTAGCCGTTGCGGTGGGCCATCTCGATGGCCTCGATTGTCTCGGTCAGCGTGCCGATCTGGTTTACCTTGATAAGAATGCTGTTGGCGATGTGCTCGCGGATGCCGCGCTCCAAACGCTTGGTGTTGGTGACGAATAGATCGTCGCCGACCAGCTGCGTGCTGGCGCCCAGGCGTTCGGTGAGCAGCTTCCAACCTTCCCAATCGTCTTCGGAGCAGCCATCTTCGATCGAGCAGATGGGATACTTCTTTCTCCAGCCGGCCAGGAAATCGACCATGCCGGCGGCGTCGAGCTCGCGGCCGTCCATCGTGTATGTTTTCTTTTTGCTGTCGTACAGCTCGGTGGCGGCGACATCGAGCGCGATGAATACCTGGCTACCGATCTCGTAGCCCGCCTGCCCGA includes:
- the ettA gene encoding energy-dependent translational throttle protein EttA; its protein translation is MSKQYIYQISGLTKKFGQREVLKDIWLAFYPGAKIGVLGRNGSGKSTLLRIMAGVDRDFDGEARLADGFTVGYVPQEPTLNPAKDVRGNIEEAVTSTRQLLVKFEEINARFAEPLDDAAMDKLLAEQARVQDKIDAVNAWELDRQIEIAMDAMQLPPGDADVATLSGGERRRVALCKMLLEKPDLLLLDEPTNHLDAESVAWLERHLAEYTGTVVAVTHDRYFLDNVAGWILELDRGRGIPWEGNYSSWLEQKQERLVREEKAASARQKTLARELEWIRMAPRARQAKSKARIKAYEQMSAEAYQDQQEEFEMQIPPGKHLGELVIELDHASKGYGDRMLIDDLSLRLPAGGIVGVIGPNGAGKTTLFRLLVEQEKPDSGKVRVGPTVELGYVDQNRDALDPDKTIFQEISGGYDNFDIGGRKVPARAYVARFNFLGTDQQKAVGKLSGGERNRVHLAKLLRQGANVLLLDEPTNDLDVDTLRALEEAILNFAGCVVVISHDRWFLDRIATHILAFEGDGYVHWCEGNFQTYEEQRHARLGLEADQPKRFRYKKLQH
- the guaA gene encoding glutamine-hydrolyzing GMP synthase; the protein is MASETALVNVALPGASDEKILVLDFGAQYAQLIARRVREQNVYCEIVRHDITPTRILEIAPQGLILSGGPASVYEPGAPHCDPDIFRLGIPVLGICYGMHMACEALGGKVQSAPAREFGRTNCQITSEDELLAGLPKQMQVWMSHGDQVEQVSPDFVSLAATATCSIAAVRHKTLPVYCVQFHPEVTHTPQGRDLLANFVRRVCHTSGAWQLDNFAEQTIAAIRERVGSRRVICGLSGGVDSSVVAALLYKAIGAQLSCILVDNGLLRKGEAAAVIREFSSHFKTDLHVVQAEDRFLAALADVSDPQEKRRIIGRVFIDCFTDEAAKIEGAEFLAQGTLYPDVIESGAAVDGPAATIKLHHNVGGLPEDLSFQLIEPLRDLFKDEVRRLGLQLGLPEEIVWRHPFPGPGLAVRCLGAVTRERLARLREADAIVVAEIHKAGLYRQTSQSFAVLLPVQSVGVMGDARTYEDAVAVRSIDSEDFMTADWSRLPYDLLAQISTRIINEVKGVNRVVYDISSKPPATIEWE
- the surE gene encoding 5'/3'-nucleotidase SurE; its protein translation is MHILLTNDDGIYAPGLAALERELRKIGDVTVVAPATEQSGVGHSITFLSPLVVKEVFEGDRRRGWAVEGSPADCVKLGIFEFCANRPTLVVSGINGGLNAGINVLYSGTVAAAIEGAFFGITSVAVSLEFSEHAQFDKAARLAIEVIQQVLARKGPAPQLYNLNIPTPALQRSKGVKVVPMGVERYGEHFEKRTDPRGRNYYWATGDPPPRRGSEETDLTALESGYVTLTPLDFDLTRRDTLDAMRDWKLKLSE